DNA from Chryseomicrobium sp. FSL W7-1435:
AGTAATTGGTATTTCAGATGCATACGGTGCTCTACATGACCCTAATGGATTAGATATCGACTATCTACTGGACCGTCGTGATTCTTTCGGAACCGTTACAACGCTATTTGAAAACACGATTTCAAACCAAGAATTACTAGAATTAGATTGTGACATCCTAGTGCCAGCTGCTATTGAGAACCAAATCACAGCTGACAATGCACATAATGTCAAAGCAACAATTGTAGTAGAGGCAGCGAATGGTCCTACAACAACTGAAGCAACTAAAATTCTTCATGATCGTGGTATTTTATTAGTTCCAGACGTATTAGCTTCCGCTGGTGGAGTGACAGTATCTTACTTCGAATGGGTACAGAATAATCAAGGTTATTACTGGACTGAAGAAGAAGTAAGTGAAAAGCTTCATAAAAAGATGGTAGTTGCGTTTGAGAACATCTACAACGTAGCTTCTACACGCAATATCAATATGCGTTTAGCTGCTTATATGGTTGGTGTACGTCGAACAGCAGAAGCATCTCGCTTCCGTGGTTGGGTTTAATCACCCAAAGCTCCCTTTAGTGGGAGCTTTTTTGATGCCAAGTATTGGACCTTCCGTTAGCAGTCATGTAGGATAAAGTAGATAAAGAGAGGAGCGGTTGTATGAATTCATTTAGTTTTTATAACCCTGTAAAATTAATTTTCGGTAAAGGTCAATTGTCTTCGCTTTCAAAAGAGTTAGCGCCATTCGGTAAAAAGATTCTTGTCGTTTACGGCGGGGGGAGTATCAAAAAGAGTGGTCTTTACGATAAAGTTATGGCCGAACTTTCAAACGGTGGCTTCGAAGTATTCGAACTTTCAGGAGTAGAGCCGAATCCACGCCTATCCACTGCCAAAAAAGGTATCGAGATTTGTAAAGAAAACAATGTCGATGCAGTTCTTGCAGTAGGTGGGGGATCAGTCATCGATTGCTCTAAGTTAATTATTGCTGGAGCTAAATACGATGGAGATGCTTGGGACTTTGTAACACGCAAGGCGCAACCTGAAGATGCTTTACCACTTGCTACTGTGCTGACATTAGCTGCAACTGGTTCAGAAATGAATGCGGGCTCTGTTATCACGAACCAAGAAACGGAAGAGAAGTACGGATGGGGAAGTCCACTAAGTTTCCCTAAATTCTCGATTCTTGACCCAGAGTACACTTTTACAGTACCGGCCGATCAAACGGTTTACGGGATTGTGGATATGATGTCTCATATGTTCGAGCAATATTACAACAATGGAACAAATACTCCGGTCCAAGATGAGATGATCGAAGGGGTGTTGCGAGCTGTTATTGCTACTGCACCGAAATTAATGGAAGACTTAACAAGCTACGAACACCGTGAGACGATTCTATTTGCAGGTACTCTTGGGTTGAACAATTTCTTACAGATGGGCTACAACGGTGACTGGGCAAGCCACAATATCGAGCATGCTGTTTCAGCAATCTATGATATTCCACACGCAGGAGGCTTGGCGATCATCTTCCCTGAGTGGATGCGTCACAACGTTAAAGTGAATCCTGCCCGATTTGCACGTATGGCTGTCAAAGTCTTTGGTGTAAATCCTGATGGAAAATCGGATGAGCAAATTGCAAATGAAGGAATCGACCAACTGGTTGAGTTCTGGACATCAATTGGTGCACCTCAAAAATTAAGTGATTATAAAATTGGAGATGACCGTATTGAAGACATGGTAGACAAGACACTTGTTTACGGTCCATTCGGTAACTTCAACAAACTTCAAGCTGAAGATGTTCGCAGCATTTTAAAAGCAGCTCTATAGAAAAAAACACACAATGCGTTATTTCGCATCGTGTGTTTTTAATGTTGTAGGAGGTTCTTTGTGGTGCTTCCAAGACTTCACGCCGTCATCTTCATCAAACGAAATAACAACGTCTGTCACACCCGGCTGACTTAAGAGAAGTTTTGAAAGATCTTCTTGAATATCATCGATTTTATCAAATGTAAGAGTGCGATCGATTTCAAGTAGTGTTTCAACGTGCAAATATTCGCCTTCTTTAACAACTTCAAGTGTTTTGATGTCTTTAATCTTTGGATTGTCAGAAATTAAATAAGCAATATGATTTAGCATTTGCTCATCAGTTTCTCCAATGACTCCACGTGCATTTTCTAAGAAAACACGTACTACTACATAGAACATCATGAGTCCGATAAGAATGGAGACCATACCTTCGATTGCCAGAAAATCAGTAAAGTACGCGATGATTACTGCAAGAGCAGCTAATAAGTTACCAACTGTAGCCACGATGTCTTCCATGAAAACAAGTTTAGTTGCAGGCTTCGCTCTGTTTAAGTTTGCGAAACTTTTAGTAAGTGGCGCCCAAAATCCGCCTGTAACGTGTGCTTCATGTAATACTTCTTTACCTGCCTTGTAGAGGACAAACATCTCTAATAGAAATGCTACCAATAGTACAACAAGGACAATGACTATCCCGCCAGACTCAGTTGGGTGTAAAATATGGTGCCAACCTTCCTTGATAGTCTCATATGCAAGTATTCCTACTATAAGAATTGCACCTAATACGACAAGATTGACTAACCGGCCAAATCCATTGGGAAATCGTGGGGTAGGCGCCTTTTTAGAAAGGGCCGAACCGATGAATACAAAAAATTGATTGGCAGCGTCTCCAAATGAGTGCATCATTTCTGCGAACATGGCCACATTACCTGTAAGTAAAAATGCGCCACCTTTCATAAATGCTATAAACGTGTTTACTACTGCGGCCATCAAGGAAGGCTTGTTACCGCCTTTTAATAACCCTGAAAATTCACTCTCTCAACTTTCCTCCTAGTCGATTGCTTCGATTTCCATTGCGATAATATAAGGTTGTTTCTTTAATAAATGATAAAACTCATTCGGTTTCACTTTGTTCACCATTGATATACGCAGCTTCAACTCATGTTGTGGTATTAATTCTAGCGAGTGGTCTCGGATTTGCATATCTTGTATCTTTCCACCTTGTGACTGGATATATTCAATAGCATCATCAATATAATTTGCATCTTTCAGCCAAAGGTGAAGAGATAAATCACGCATACGCAATCGCTTAGGTCCAATCTTATTCAAAAGAGGGGGGATGATTTCAATGCCGACTAAAACTACAAACACACTGAATGCCGCTTCTATATAGAAGCCTGCACCTACGGCGATTCCTATTCCTCCAGCTCCCCAGATCATAGCGGCAGTAGTTAAGCCACTAATACTATCATGGCCTTTTCGTAAAATAACTCCCGCTCCTAAGAAGCCGATACCACTAACTATTTGTGCAGCCAAACGCAAAGGATCCATTGTAATGTTTACACCGTCTCTACCCTCAGCCATATATGCCGCTTCAATTGATATGTAGGTGAGTAGGCAGCTGAATGTAGCAATGACTACTGAAGTTTTTAAACCGACTGGTTTCTTCTTTAGTTCCCGTTCTAATCCAATAATTAAACTTAAAAGAGCAGCTAAACTTAATTTTATTAGGATCTCGCTGTACTCAACTAGAATTTCCACTTCATCGACTCCTTTTCAATATTCTCTCATATATATATGAAGTGAAAAAGATAGCAAATGAAATAGTTTACGCTTTTTTAAAATAGGGGTTGCTATTTAAATGAGTACGAGGTATATTATTACTTGTCCTTAAAATAATATCAGTCGCATTGATAAATTATTTTAAAAAAGTGTTTGACACTGAATGGGACATCGAGTTATACTAAGTGAGTCGCCAAAATGAGTGACGCACGAAATGAACATTGAAAACTGAACATGCAAGACGTCAAGATAGAGCGTCACCGCCCCGACCCCTGTTGGGTGTGCGTGACGCAAACACGAACCAAGTCACTTCCTATAAACGGATGTGGTGGACGTTCAAAAATGGATATCGTTACTTTTTAAAAGTAACAGATGCCAGCAACAAAATGAGCTTATATTAAGTTCTCTTTATGGAGAGTTTGATCCTGGCTCAGGACGAACGCTGGCGGCGTGCCTAATACATGCAAGTCGAGCGGATGAAAAGAGGAGCTTGCTCCTCTCGATTCAGCGGCGGACGGGTGAGTAACACGTGGGCAACCTGCCCTGTAGATTGGGATAACTCCGGGAAACCGGGGCTAATACCGAATAATCCATCGGACCTCATGGTCCGATGTTGAAAGACGGTTTCGGCTGTCACTACAGGATGGGCCCGCGGCGCATTAGCTAGTTGGTGAGGTAACGGCTCACCAAGGCCACGATGCGTAGCCGACCTGAGAGGGTGATCGGCCACACTGGGACTGAGACACGGCCCAGACTCCTACGGGAGGCAGCAGTAGGGAATCTTCCACAATGGACGAAAGTCTGATGGAGCAACGCCGCGTGAGTGAAGAAGGTTCTCGGATCGTAAAACTCTGTTGTGAGGGAAGAACAAGTACCGGAGTAACTGTCGGTACCTTGACGGTACCTCATTAGAAAGCCACGGCTAACTACGTGCCAGCAGCCGCGGTAATACGTAGGTGGCAAGCGTTGTCCGGAATCATTGGGCGTAAAGCGCGCGCAGGCGGTCCCTTAAGTCTGATGTGAAAGCCCACGGCTCAACCGTGGAGGGTCATTGGAAACTGGGGGACTTGAGTGCAGAAGAGGAAAGCGGAATTCCAAGTGTAGCGGTGAAATGCGTAGAGATTTGGAGGAACACCAGTGGCGAAGGCGGCTTTCTGGTCTGTAACTGACGCTGAGGCGCGAAAGCGTGGGGAGCAAACAGGATTAGATACCCTGGTAGTCCACGCCGTAAACGATGAGTGCTAAGTGTTAGGGGGTTTCCGCCCCTTAGTGCTGCAGCTAACGCATTAAGCACTCCGCCTGGGGAGTACGGTCGCAAGACTGAAACTCAAAGGAATTGACGGGGGCCCGCACAAGCGGTGGAGCATGTGGTTTAATTCGAAGCAACGCGAAGAACCTTACCAGGTCTTGACATCCCGCCGACCGCCTAGGAGACTAGGCCTTCCCTTCGGGGACGGCGGTGACAGGTGGTGCATGGTTGTCGTCAGCTCGTGTCGTGAGATGTTGGGTTAAGTCCCGCAACGAGCGCAACCCTTGATCTTAGTTGCCAGCATTCAGTTGGGCACTCTAAGGTGACTGCCGGTGACAAACCGGAGGAAGGTGGGGATGACGTCAAATCATCATGCCCCTTATGACCTGGGCTACACACGTGCTACAATGGATGGTACAAAGGGCTGCAAACCCGCGAGGGCAAGCCAATCCCATAAAACCATTCTCAGTTCGGATTGTAGGCTGCAACTCGCCTACATGAAGCTGGAATCGCTAGTAATCGTGGATCAGCATGCCACGGTGAATACGTTCCCGGGCCTTGTACACACCGCCCGTCACACCACGAGAGTTTGTAACACCCGAAGTCGGTGGGGTAACCATTTATGGAGCCAGCCGCCGAAGGTGGGACAGATGATTGGGGTGAAGTCGTAACAAGGTAGCCGTATCGGAAGGTGCGGCTGGATCACCTCCTTTCTAAGGAATATTTCGGAACAGACCTTTTGGTCTGAGACTTGACGTCTTGCAGTTCAGTTTTGAATGTTCATACATTCAGAACCTGTTCTTTGAAAACTGGATAGAACGACATTGATTGTAACAAACACAACGTCAAGCAATTGACGTGTGACCTTAAGTCTCTTCTTTTTTAGAGGAGCACTAACTTAGGTTAAGTTAGGAAGGGCGCACGGTGGATGCCTTGGCACTAGGAGCCTATGAAGGACGGCACTAACACCGATATGCTTCGGGGAGCTGTAAGTGAGCTTTGATCCGGAGATTTCCGAATGGGGAAACCCAGCATGCGTAATGGCATGTTACCTTCCAGTGAATACATAGCTGGTCGGAGGCAGACCCAGGGAACTGAAACATCTAAGTACCTGGAGGAAGAGAAAGAAAAATCGATTCCCTGAGTAGCGGCGAGCGAAACGGGAAGAGCCCAAACCAAGAGGCTTGCCTCTTGGGGTTGTAGGACACTCTATACGGAGTTACAAAGGCGATAGGTAGACGAAGCGGTCTGGAAAGGCCCACGACACGAGGTAAAAGTCCTGTAGTCCAAACTTATTGCCCTCCAGAGTGTATCCTGAGTACGGCGGAACACGTGAAATTCCGTCGGAATCCGGGAGGACCATCTCCCAAGGCTAAATACTCCCTAGTGACCGATAGTGAACCAGTACCGTGAGGGAAAGGTGAAAAGCACCCCGGAAGGGGAGTGAAACAGATCCTGAAACCGTGTGCCTACAAGTAGTTAGAGCCCGTTAATGGGTGATAGCGTGCCTTTTGTAGAATGAACCGGCGAGTTACGATTCCATGCAAGGTTAAGTCGAGGAGACGGAGCCGCAGCGAAAGCGAGTCTGAATAGGGCGAATGAGTATGGGGTCGTAGACCCGAAACCAGGTGATCTACCCATGTCCAGGATGAAGGTGAGGTAACACTCACTGGAGGTCCGAACCCACGCACGTTGAAAAGTGCGGGGATGAGGTGTGGGTAGCGGAGAAATTCCAATCGAACCTGGAGATAGCTGGTTCTCTCCGAAATAGCTTTAGGGCTAGCCTCAGATAAAGAATCTCGGAGGTAGAGCACTGTTTGGACTAGGGGCCCATCCCGGGTTACCGAATTCAGACAAACTCCGAATGCCGATGATTTGTATCTGGGAGTCAGACTGCGAGTGATAAGATCCGTAGTCAAGAGGGAAACAGCCCAGACCACCAGCTAAGGTCCCAAAGTAACCGTTAAGTGGAAAAGGATGTGGCGTTGCTTAGACAACCAGGATGTTGGCTTAGAAGCAGCCATCATTTAAAGAGTGCGTAATAGCTCACTGGTCGAGTGACGCTGCGCCGAAAATGTATCGGGGCTAAACGGTTCACCGAAGCTGTGGATGCATACCTAGGGTATGCGTGGTAGGAGAGCGTTCTAAGGGCGTCGAAGCTTGACCGGAAGGACAGGTGGAGCGCTTAGAAGTGAGAATGCCGGTATGAGTAGCGAAAGATGGGTGAGAATCCCATCCACCGTATGACCAAGGTTTCCTGAGGAAGGCTCGTCCGCTCAGGGTCAGTCGGGACCTAAGTCGAGGCCGATAGGCGTAGACGATGGACAACAGGTTGATATTCCTGTACCACCTCCCCGCCATTTGAGTGATGGGGGGACGCAGTAGGATAGGGAAGCGTGCGGTTGGATGTGCACGTTCAAGCAGTGAGGTGTGATGTGAGGCAAATCCCGCATCTACAACACCAGGCTGTGACGAGGAGGACGTAGTCCGAAGTTTCTGATTTCACGCTGCCAAGAAAAGCCTCTAGCGAGGCGGGAGGTGCCCGTACCGCAAACCGACACAGGTGGTCGAGGAGAGAATCCTAAGGTGAGCGAGTGAACTCTCGTTAAGGAACTCGGCAAAATGACCCCGTAACTTCGGGAGAAGGGGTGCTCTGACAGGGTGAAAGCCCGAGAGAGCCGCAGTGAATAGGCCCAGGCGACTGTTTAGCAAAAACACAGGTCTCTGCAAAACCGTAAGGTGACGTATAGGGGCTGACGCCTGCCCGGTGCTGGAAGGTTAAGAGGAGTGCTTAGCGCAAGCGAAGGTGCGAATTGAAGCCCCAGTAAACGGCGGCCGTAACTATAACGGTCCTAAGGTAGCGAAATTCCTTGTCGGGTAAGTTCCGACCCGCACGAAAGGCGTAACGATCTGGGCACTGTCTCAACGAGAGACTCGGTGAAATTATAGTACCTGTGAAGATGCAGGTTACCCGCGACAGGACGGAAAGACCCCGTGGAGCTTTACTGTAGCCTGATATTGAACTTTGGTGCAACTTGTACAGGATAGGTAGGAGCCTAAGAGCCCGGAGCGCCAGCTTCGGAGGAGGCGTCGGTGGGATACTACCCTGGTTGTATTGAAGTTCTAACCCATGCCCGTTACCCGGGCAGGAGACAGTGTCAGGCGGACAGTTTGACTGGGGCGGTCGCCTCCTAAAGTGTAACGGAGGCGCCCAAAGGTTCCCTCAGAATGGTTGGAAATCATTCGTAGAGTGTAAAGGCATAAGGGAGCTTGACTGCGAGACCTACAAGTCGAGCAGGGTCGAAAGACGGGCTTAGTGATCCGGTGGTTCCGCATGGAAGGGCCATCGCTCAACGGATAAAAGCTACCCCGGGGATAACAGGCTTATCTCCCCCAAGAGTCCACATCGACGGGGAGGTTTGGCACCTCGATGTCGGCTCATCGCATCCTGGGGCTGTAGTCGGTCCCAAGGGTTGGGCTGTTCGCCCATTAAAGCGGTACGCGAGCTGGGTTCAGAACGTCGTGAGACAGTTCGGTCCCTATCCGTCGTGGGCGTAGGAAATTTGAGAGGAGCTGTCCTTAGTACGAGAGGACCGGGATGGACACACCGCTGGTGTACCAGTTGTCTTGCCAAAGGCATCGCTGGGTAGCTATGTGTGGACGGGATAAGTGCTGAAAGCATCTAAGCATGAAGCCCCCCTCAAGATGAGATTTCCCATTACGCAAGTAAGTAAGATCCCTCAAAGACGATGAGGTAGATAGGTTCGGGGTGGAAGCACAGCGATGTGTGGAGCTGACGAATACTAATCGATCGAGGACTTAACCAAAAAAAATCAATGGAGTTCTATCCAGTTTTGAAAGAACAAATTTTATTGAGAAAACACTTGTATTCGCAGGTGGGTTTGATATAATAAAGCTTGTCTTTCAACATATGAATAGCCAGTCTAGTGACGATGGCGAAGAGGTCACACCCGTTCCCATACCGAACACGGAAGTTAAGCTCTTCAGCGCCGATGGTAGTTGGGGGTCTCCCCCTGTGAGAGTAGGACGTCGCTAGGCAAATGGAGGATTAGCTCAGCTGGGAGAGCACCTGCCTTACAAGCAGGGGGTCGGCGGTTCGATCCCGTCATCCTCCACCATTTTTTATCAAATCAACACCGTGCCGGTGTAGCTCAACTGGTAGAGCAACTGACTTGTAATCAGTAGGTTGAGGGTTCAAGTCCTTTCGCCGGCACCACTTCAAGAGAGCCATTAGCTCAGTTGGTAGAGCATCTGACTTTTAATCAGAGGGTCGAAGGTTCGAGTCCTTCATGGCTCACCATTTATATGAACATGCGGGTGTGGCGGAACTGGCAGACGCACTAGACTTAGGATCTAGCGCCGCAAGGCGTGGGGGTTCGACTCCCTTCACCCGCACCATTTTCATATAGTATTTCTTGCCACGCGGAAGTAGTTCAGTGGTAGAACACCACCTTGCCAAGGTGGGGGTCGCGAGTTCGAACCTCGTCTTCCGCTCCATTATTTTTTTGCCCAAATCACCCTTGCCGGGGTGGCGGAACTGGCAGACGCACAGGACTTAAAATCCTGCGGTAGGTGACTACCGTACCGGTTCGATTCCGGTCCTCGGCACCACTTATACTATGCGCCCGTAGCTCAATTGGATAGAGTACTTGACTACGAATCAAGCGGTTAGAGGTTCGAGTCCTCTCGGGCGCGCCATAATACGAGAAGTAGCTCAGCTTGGTAGAGCACTTGGTTTGGGACCAAGGGGTCGCAGGTTCGAATCCTGTCTTCTCGACCATTTACCCTTTAAGGGGCCTTAGCTCAGCTGGGAGAGCGCCTGCCTTGCACGCAGGAGGTCAGCGGTTCGATCCCGCTAGGCTCCACCAATTTCATTTATACTTATCATGGCGGCCTAGCTCAGCTGGCTAGAGCGTACGGTTCATACCCGTGAGGTCGGGGGTTCGATCCCCTCGGCCGCCATCTTAAGGACCTTTAGCTCAGTTGGTTAGAGCAGACGGCTCATAACCGTCCGGTCGCAGGTTCGAGTCCTGCAAGGTCCACCAGTATAGTCTTATAACAGCGGAGGTATACCCAAGTTCGGCTGAAGGGATCGGTCTTGAAAACCGACAGGCGGGTTAAACCGCGC
Protein-coding regions in this window:
- a CDS encoding cation diffusion facilitator family transporter; amino-acid sequence: MAAVVNTFIAFMKGGAFLLTGNVAMFAEMMHSFGDAANQFFVFIGSALSKKAPTPRFPNGFGRLVNLVVLGAILIVGILAYETIKEGWHHILHPTESGGIVIVLVVLLVAFLLEMFVLYKAGKEVLHEAHVTGGFWAPLTKSFANLNRAKPATKLVFMEDIVATVGNLLAALAVIIAYFTDFLAIEGMVSILIGLMMFYVVVRVFLENARGVIGETDEQMLNHIAYLISDNPKIKDIKTLEVVKEGEYLHVETLLEIDRTLTFDKIDDIQEDLSKLLLSQPGVTDVVISFDEDDGVKSWKHHKEPPTTLKTHDAK
- a CDS encoding iron-containing alcohol dehydrogenase, yielding MNSFSFYNPVKLIFGKGQLSSLSKELAPFGKKILVVYGGGSIKKSGLYDKVMAELSNGGFEVFELSGVEPNPRLSTAKKGIEICKENNVDAVLAVGGGSVIDCSKLIIAGAKYDGDAWDFVTRKAQPEDALPLATVLTLAATGSEMNAGSVITNQETEEKYGWGSPLSFPKFSILDPEYTFTVPADQTVYGIVDMMSHMFEQYYNNGTNTPVQDEMIEGVLRAVIATAPKLMEDLTSYEHRETILFAGTLGLNNFLQMGYNGDWASHNIEHAVSAIYDIPHAGGLAIIFPEWMRHNVKVNPARFARMAVKVFGVNPDGKSDEQIANEGIDQLVEFWTSIGAPQKLSDYKIGDDRIEDMVDKTLVYGPFGNFNKLQAEDVRSILKAAL
- a CDS encoding MgtC/SapB family protein, translated to MEILVEYSEILIKLSLAALLSLIIGLERELKKKPVGLKTSVVIATFSCLLTYISIEAAYMAEGRDGVNITMDPLRLAAQIVSGIGFLGAGVILRKGHDSISGLTTAAMIWGAGGIGIAVGAGFYIEAAFSVFVVLVGIEIIPPLLNKIGPKRLRMRDLSLHLWLKDANYIDDAIEYIQSQGGKIQDMQIRDHSLELIPQHELKLRISMVNKVKPNEFYHLLKKQPYIIAMEIEAID